The proteins below are encoded in one region of Streptomyces marianii:
- the sbnA gene encoding 2,3-diaminopropionate biosynthesis protein SbnA: MSVISVPQDFNEDDLYVDLESIFGHPLFLKCEGFNFAGSIKLKAATEMVEAAERDGLLGPGSVLIESSSGNLGVALSMIAASKGYRFLCVTDSRCNLSTRLLMEALGAEVHVVTEAGEGGFLGARIDHVRALCASDDRYVWLNQYTNPNNGMAHYRRTAPAIARQFPDLDVLFVGAGTTGTLMGCARFFREWHRPVRIVAVDSAGSVTFGDTPGRRMIPGLGTSVRPPLLDTSYVDEVVHVPEADTIRACHRLARRGFLFGGSTGTVVSGATSWLAAHGDENPTAVAIAPDLGERYLETVYQTNWVHDLYGEHVLAPPAAVAPSPAV; encoded by the coding sequence GTGTCTGTCATATCCGTCCCACAGGATTTCAACGAAGACGACCTCTATGTCGATCTCGAGTCGATTTTCGGACACCCGCTGTTCCTGAAATGCGAGGGGTTCAACTTCGCCGGCTCGATCAAGCTCAAGGCCGCCACCGAGATGGTCGAGGCCGCCGAGCGCGACGGCCTTCTGGGACCGGGCTCGGTGCTGATCGAGTCCTCGTCGGGCAACCTGGGCGTGGCACTGAGCATGATCGCAGCCAGCAAGGGCTACCGGTTCCTGTGTGTGACGGACTCGCGGTGCAATCTGTCCACCCGACTGCTGATGGAGGCCCTGGGCGCCGAGGTGCACGTCGTCACCGAGGCGGGCGAGGGCGGTTTCCTCGGGGCGCGCATCGACCATGTGCGGGCTCTGTGCGCGTCCGACGACCGCTACGTATGGCTGAACCAGTACACGAACCCGAACAACGGCATGGCCCACTACCGCAGGACCGCTCCGGCCATAGCCCGGCAGTTCCCCGACCTGGACGTACTGTTCGTCGGCGCCGGGACCACGGGCACGCTGATGGGCTGTGCCCGCTTCTTCCGCGAGTGGCACCGACCGGTTCGGATCGTGGCCGTGGACAGCGCCGGCTCCGTCACCTTCGGCGACACCCCGGGCCGGCGGATGATCCCCGGTCTGGGCACCAGCGTCCGACCACCGCTGCTGGACACCTCGTACGTGGACGAGGTCGTGCACGTACCGGAGGCCGACACCATCCGGGCGTGTCACCGGCTGGCGAGGCGCGGATTCCTCTTCGGCGGCTCCACCGGCACGGTCGTCAGCGGCGCGACGAGCTGGCTCGCCGCGCACGGAGACGAGAACCCGACCGCGGTGGCCATCGCGCCGGACCTGGGCGAGCGGTACCTGGAGACGGTCTACCAGACCAACTGGGTCCACGACCTCTACGGCGAACACGTACTCGCCCCGCCGGCCGCGGTGGCCCCCTCCCCCGCGGTCTGA
- a CDS encoding TauD/TfdA family dioxygenase: MTPPAPATLPQVALRPGRPPVLSIDAPDDASTWTAAHAPALRALVAEHGAILVRGLGLCDADQVGVAFRQLAGSALLPDREAFAAREAYAGGVYSSSAWPPNQPMCMHHELSYALTPPGMMMFACLTAPADGGVTGVSDSTAVLEALPPAMVERFEREGWLLTRSYNDEIGASWTEAFGTDDRTAVEEYCRANAIDLAWQSDGGLRTRQRRSAVVRHPRTGARCWFNQIAFLNEWTLAPEVREYLVDEYGEDGLPFNTRYGDGDPVGEDVVQTLNEVYEAHTAREPWQPGDLMLVDNIRTAHSREPYEGPREILVGLAEPQKLAGVPSAGGPGVR; this comes from the coding sequence ATGACACCCCCCGCTCCCGCCACCCTGCCCCAGGTCGCCCTCCGGCCCGGCAGGCCGCCGGTCCTGTCCATCGACGCCCCTGACGACGCATCGACCTGGACCGCCGCGCATGCCCCCGCACTGCGCGCCCTCGTCGCCGAGCACGGTGCGATCCTCGTGCGCGGTCTGGGGCTGTGCGACGCGGACCAGGTCGGCGTCGCGTTCCGGCAACTCGCCGGCAGCGCACTCCTGCCCGACAGAGAAGCGTTCGCAGCCCGGGAGGCCTACGCGGGCGGTGTCTATTCGTCATCGGCCTGGCCGCCCAACCAGCCGATGTGCATGCACCACGAACTCAGCTATGCCCTCACTCCTCCCGGCATGATGATGTTCGCGTGCCTGACCGCGCCGGCCGACGGCGGGGTCACCGGGGTCTCGGACTCCACCGCCGTGCTGGAGGCGCTGCCGCCGGCGATGGTGGAACGCTTCGAGCGGGAGGGCTGGCTGCTCACCCGCAGCTACAACGACGAGATCGGCGCCTCCTGGACCGAGGCCTTCGGCACCGACGACCGCACCGCCGTCGAGGAGTACTGCCGAGCCAACGCCATCGACCTCGCCTGGCAGAGCGACGGCGGCCTGCGCACCCGCCAGCGCCGCAGCGCCGTCGTGCGCCACCCGCGGACCGGAGCCCGCTGCTGGTTCAACCAGATCGCGTTCCTCAACGAATGGACCCTCGCCCCCGAGGTCCGCGAGTACCTCGTCGACGAGTACGGCGAGGACGGCCTGCCGTTCAACACCCGCTACGGCGACGGCGACCCCGTCGGCGAGGACGTCGTCCAGACCCTCAACGAGGTCTACGAGGCCCACACGGCCCGCGAACCCTGGCAGCCCGGCGACCTCATGCTCGTCGACAACATCCGCACCGCCCACAGCCGCGAGCCCTACGAAGGCCCCCGCGAGATCCTCGTCGGGCTGGCCGAGCCGCAGAAGCTTGCCGGCGTCCCGTCGGCGGGCGGGCCGGGCGTGCGATGA
- a CDS encoding TIGR03668 family PPOX class F420-dependent oxidoreductase translates to MPSLTSAEARERFAAARVARLATVGTAGRPRLVPVVFALDGDTVLTAVDHKPKATTRLRRLADIEAAPAVCLLADHYEEDWDRLWWVRADGEARVFPGAGRSPEAARCAALLTAKYEQYAGRPPAGPVILVDIVCWSGWRAS, encoded by the coding sequence ATGCCTTCCCTGACGAGCGCCGAGGCGCGGGAGCGGTTCGCGGCGGCCCGGGTGGCCCGGCTCGCCACCGTCGGCACTGCGGGCCGCCCGCGTCTGGTCCCCGTCGTGTTCGCCCTGGACGGCGACACGGTGCTGACGGCCGTGGACCACAAGCCGAAGGCCACGACGCGGCTCAGGCGCCTGGCCGACATCGAGGCCGCCCCGGCCGTCTGCCTGCTCGCCGACCACTACGAGGAGGACTGGGACCGGTTGTGGTGGGTCCGTGCGGACGGGGAGGCACGTGTGTTCCCCGGGGCGGGCCGGTCCCCCGAGGCCGCACGCTGCGCCGCGCTGCTGACGGCGAAGTACGAGCAGTACGCCGGTCGGCCTCCCGCCGGACCCGTCATCCTGGTCGACATCGTGTGCTGGAGCGGCTGGCGCGCCTCGTGA
- a CDS encoding non-ribosomal peptide synthetase, translating to MDMHTDPGREFWCAVLGAGGLTSVPRWTAEPVSGGAERVVRVPVGLVRGLRRLAEELGVPLGVVVLAAHVRVLAVLSGEDEAVTGCVPVPGARALPCRLAADGARSWWALVRDAHRVSTGLCAHRDFPVGELARELGVGGVLYEVEFDAFGVEGEVGGGTVLRLSVVEGVGGEVVLRLRFRTEVLDGEAVGRIAGYHLAALERIVADPYAVCGEAGLVSAEEVGFQVEGLAGRRRELPGLRVHELFEERVRMHPDAVAVVDAGREWTYGELNGRANRLARALRVRGVEGEGVVGVVLERNADWLASVLAVFKAGGVYLPVEPRFPAGRIAATLSRAGCRVVLTESGSSGSLDEALVSVGGVERLPVDVAYAEGHAEDDLGVPVAAGQLAYIYFTSGSTGEPKGAMCEHAGLVNHLFAKIDDLGIGEGGVVAQVAPQCFDISLWQLVAGLLVGGRTVLVEQDAVLDVSRFLDTVVGAGVNVVQVVPSYLEAVLAALEREPRGLGDLRCVSVTGEALKRELAERWFAAQPGIVLVNAYGLTETCDDTNHEVMTGVPGRVLLGRPVANVHVYVVDEGLRPVPLGAPGEIVFSGVCVGRGYVNDPERTAAAFVPDPLRPGERLYRSGDRGRWDVSGKLEFLGRRDTQVKIRGFRIEVGEIENTLLRQAGVRDGAVVAVAGGAGTQLVAFYTAAGPLEARVLAAGLGATLPSYMVPSVFHWRDGLPLTANGKVDRKALTALAATLDTPTENTGTGDRGGGGAPATPAERRLAAAWSAVLGVPEDRISRGDHFFDRGGTSLSAVKLAIALDRAVTLKDVTRHPVLTDLAALLDTDTDTDTTDNQPASAS from the coding sequence ATGGACATGCATACGGACCCGGGCAGGGAGTTCTGGTGCGCTGTGCTGGGTGCTGGAGGGCTGACGTCGGTTCCGCGGTGGACGGCCGAGCCGGTGTCGGGTGGTGCGGAGCGGGTGGTGCGGGTTCCGGTGGGGTTGGTGCGGGGTTTGCGGCGGTTGGCCGAGGAGTTGGGTGTTCCGTTGGGGGTGGTGGTGCTGGCGGCTCACGTCCGTGTGCTGGCGGTGTTGTCGGGTGAGGACGAGGCCGTCACGGGCTGTGTTCCCGTTCCGGGTGCGCGGGCGTTGCCGTGCCGGTTGGCGGCCGATGGTGCTCGTTCCTGGTGGGCGTTGGTGCGTGATGCGCATCGCGTGTCCACGGGGTTGTGTGCGCATCGTGATTTTCCGGTGGGGGAGTTGGCGCGTGAGTTGGGTGTTGGGGGTGTGTTGTACGAGGTGGAGTTCGACGCCTTTGGTGTGGAGGGGGAGGTTGGTGGGGGGACGGTGTTGCGGTTGTCGGTGGTGGAGGGGGTGGGTGGGGAGGTGGTGTTGCGGTTGCGGTTCCGTACCGAGGTGCTGGACGGGGAGGCGGTGGGCCGGATTGCCGGTTATCACCTGGCGGCGCTGGAGCGGATCGTGGCGGATCCGTATGCCGTGTGCGGCGAGGCGGGTCTGGTGTCCGCCGAGGAGGTGGGTTTTCAGGTGGAGGGGCTGGCGGGGCGGCGGCGGGAGTTGCCGGGGTTGCGGGTGCACGAGTTGTTCGAGGAGCGGGTGCGGATGCATCCGGACGCGGTGGCGGTGGTGGATGCGGGGCGGGAGTGGACGTACGGGGAGTTGAACGGGCGGGCGAACCGGTTGGCGCGGGCGTTGCGGGTGCGTGGTGTGGAGGGGGAGGGTGTGGTGGGGGTGGTGCTGGAGCGGAATGCGGACTGGCTGGCGTCGGTGCTTGCGGTGTTCAAGGCGGGTGGGGTGTATCTGCCGGTCGAGCCGCGTTTCCCGGCGGGCCGGATCGCGGCGACGCTGTCGCGGGCGGGGTGCCGGGTGGTGCTGACGGAGTCCGGGAGCAGCGGGTCGCTGGACGAGGCGTTGGTCTCGGTCGGTGGGGTGGAGCGGTTGCCGGTGGATGTGGCGTATGCCGAGGGGCACGCTGAGGATGATTTGGGTGTGCCGGTGGCGGCGGGGCAGTTGGCGTACATCTATTTCACCTCTGGTTCGACGGGTGAGCCGAAGGGTGCGATGTGCGAGCACGCGGGTCTGGTGAACCATCTGTTCGCGAAGATCGACGATCTGGGGATCGGTGAGGGTGGTGTGGTGGCGCAGGTCGCGCCGCAGTGTTTCGACATCTCGTTGTGGCAGTTGGTGGCGGGGTTGTTGGTGGGTGGGCGGACGGTGCTGGTGGAGCAGGACGCGGTGCTGGATGTGTCGCGGTTCTTGGACACGGTCGTCGGTGCCGGGGTGAATGTGGTGCAGGTGGTGCCGTCGTATCTGGAGGCGGTGCTGGCGGCGTTGGAGCGCGAGCCGCGGGGGCTGGGGGATCTGCGGTGTGTGTCGGTGACGGGTGAGGCGTTGAAGCGGGAGCTGGCGGAGCGGTGGTTCGCGGCGCAGCCGGGGATCGTGCTGGTGAACGCCTATGGGCTGACGGAGACCTGTGACGACACCAACCATGAGGTGATGACGGGGGTGCCGGGGCGGGTGTTGCTGGGGCGGCCGGTGGCCAATGTGCATGTGTATGTGGTGGACGAGGGGCTGCGGCCGGTGCCGTTGGGTGCGCCGGGGGAGATCGTGTTCTCGGGGGTGTGTGTGGGGCGTGGGTATGTCAATGATCCGGAGCGGACGGCGGCGGCGTTCGTGCCGGATCCGTTGCGGCCGGGTGAGCGGTTGTATCGCAGTGGGGATCGTGGCCGGTGGGATGTGTCGGGGAAGCTGGAGTTCCTGGGCCGGCGGGACACGCAGGTGAAGATCCGCGGGTTCCGGATCGAGGTCGGGGAGATCGAGAACACGCTGTTGCGTCAGGCGGGGGTGCGGGACGGTGCGGTGGTCGCGGTGGCGGGTGGTGCGGGGACGCAGTTGGTGGCGTTCTACACGGCCGCGGGGCCGTTGGAGGCGCGGGTGCTGGCCGCGGGGCTGGGGGCGACGCTGCCGTCGTACATGGTGCCGTCGGTGTTCCACTGGCGGGACGGGCTGCCGCTGACCGCGAACGGCAAGGTCGACAGGAAGGCCCTGACCGCGCTCGCCGCCACCCTGGACACCCCCACCGAGAACACCGGCACCGGTGACCGCGGCGGTGGCGGTGCGCCGGCGACCCCGGCGGAACGACGGCTGGCGGCGGCCTGGTCGGCCGTGCTGGGTGTGCCCGAGGACCGGATCAGCCGCGGCGACCACTTCTTCGACCGCGGTGGCACATCGCTGTCCGCGGTGAAACTCGCCATCGCCCTGGACCGCGCCGTCACCCTCAAGGACGTCACCCGCCACCCCGTCCTCACCGACCTCGCCGCACTCCTCGACACCGACACCGACACCGACACCACCGACAACCAACCCGCCTCCGCCTCGTGA
- a CDS encoding DUF4180 domain-containing protein: MTTLEKIHDVPVLLCAAAGKPIGSEADALDLIGDAMYRGACWVAVPAERFDESFFRLRTRVAGDIVQKFVNYRLGLAIVGDISAHTEAAPALRDFVRECNRGRQTWFVADGEELRERLKG; the protein is encoded by the coding sequence ATGACCACCCTGGAGAAGATCCACGACGTCCCGGTCCTGCTCTGCGCGGCGGCGGGGAAGCCCATCGGCAGTGAAGCCGATGCCCTGGACCTCATCGGTGACGCGATGTACCGGGGTGCTTGTTGGGTCGCCGTGCCCGCCGAGAGGTTCGACGAGTCGTTCTTCAGGCTCCGCACGCGCGTCGCCGGCGACATCGTGCAGAAGTTCGTCAACTACCGGCTGGGCCTGGCGATCGTGGGCGACATCTCCGCACACACGGAAGCCGCGCCCGCCCTCCGGGACTTCGTCCGTGAGTGCAACCGCGGCCGTCAGACGTGGTTCGTCGCCGACGGTGAGGAACTACGGGAGCGCCTGAAGGGCTAG
- a CDS encoding SpoIIE family protein phosphatase — MSGEPAGSRAAAGPGRDVEATLVDAVRDSRASAAMLYVLEAGADSLWLAVLTGVPRQIAAPWTRVALTDPLPVADAVREGRLVWVGGTEELARRYPRPSLVLPYDFVLAAAPVADDGALRGGLVLLWPGSHPARLASDERALVEAACRRLGRALRAAAEAGEPVPRERPRVVAPEPDRELGPPEALAAFVERLPGGSCALDLNGRIVFITREAAALVGADPADLLGAVPWEALPWTDVPEVEDHYRAALVSKLPTSFTALRPPETRLTFELYPDASGISVRITPCGPGPKAPDPGAAPPSGPSRATVLYHLMHLAATLTEAAGVADVVEQSADQLLPALGAQAMALLAAEDGRWRVLGHRGYGDAPMEHFDDVPLTPDTPAARAMLTGEAEFFGDLAELRRAHPRAVHRYGMESWAVLPLIASGRRIGSLVLAYDRHKRFPATERAVLTSLAGLIGQALERARLYDTKHDVARRLQAALLPHSLPRVPGLDVTARYLPAGQGLDVGGDFYDLIRLDDTTAAAAIGDVQGHNTDAAALMGQVRTAVHAHATAGAPPGDVLRRTNRLLIDLDSDLFTSCLYAHVDMARRELCMATAGHTRPLLRHADGRTEVLAVPPGLLLGIDPEADYPALGFPLPPGCVLLLYTDGLVEDPGVDPDDALDSLGDLLRSADPADLDVLADTLVQRVPNPVDDIALLLMRFGTTGG, encoded by the coding sequence ATGAGCGGCGAGCCCGCCGGTTCGCGTGCCGCGGCGGGCCCGGGCCGGGACGTGGAAGCCACGTTGGTGGACGCGGTGCGGGACTCCCGCGCCTCCGCCGCGATGCTGTACGTCCTCGAGGCCGGCGCGGACTCCCTGTGGCTGGCGGTTCTGACCGGCGTGCCCCGGCAGATCGCCGCACCCTGGACCCGGGTGGCGCTGACGGATCCGCTTCCCGTGGCGGACGCCGTGCGGGAAGGACGACTGGTGTGGGTGGGTGGCACGGAGGAACTGGCTCGGCGGTACCCGAGGCCGTCCCTCGTGCTGCCGTACGACTTCGTGCTGGCGGCCGCTCCGGTGGCCGACGACGGTGCCCTTCGGGGCGGGCTGGTGCTGCTGTGGCCGGGATCCCACCCGGCTCGGCTCGCTTCCGACGAGCGGGCGCTCGTCGAGGCCGCCTGCCGCCGACTCGGTCGAGCCCTGCGGGCGGCCGCGGAGGCCGGCGAACCGGTGCCCCGCGAGCGTCCCCGCGTCGTCGCCCCGGAACCGGACCGAGAGCTGGGACCGCCCGAGGCGCTGGCCGCGTTCGTCGAGCGGCTACCGGGCGGATCCTGTGCCCTGGACCTGAACGGCCGGATCGTCTTCATCACCCGTGAGGCCGCCGCGCTCGTCGGTGCCGATCCGGCGGACCTGCTGGGCGCAGTGCCGTGGGAGGCGCTGCCGTGGACGGACGTGCCCGAGGTGGAGGACCACTACCGGGCGGCCCTGGTCAGCAAGCTGCCCACCTCGTTCACCGCGCTCCGCCCGCCGGAGACCCGGCTCACCTTCGAGCTGTACCCGGACGCCTCCGGCATCAGCGTCCGCATCACCCCCTGCGGCCCCGGTCCGAAAGCGCCCGATCCGGGGGCGGCACCGCCCTCCGGCCCGAGCCGCGCCACCGTGCTGTACCACCTGATGCATCTGGCGGCCACGCTCACCGAGGCCGCCGGCGTCGCGGACGTCGTCGAGCAGAGCGCGGACCAGCTCCTGCCGGCACTCGGGGCGCAGGCCATGGCCCTGCTGGCCGCCGAGGACGGGCGATGGAGGGTCCTCGGTCACCGCGGCTACGGCGACGCGCCCATGGAGCACTTCGACGACGTCCCCCTGACGCCGGACACTCCTGCCGCCCGCGCCATGCTCACCGGCGAGGCGGAGTTCTTCGGCGACCTCGCCGAGTTGAGGCGCGCCCATCCCCGGGCCGTCCACCGGTACGGCATGGAGTCCTGGGCCGTCCTGCCGCTGATCGCGTCCGGCCGGCGGATCGGGTCCCTGGTGCTGGCGTACGACCGGCACAAGCGGTTCCCGGCCACCGAACGGGCCGTGCTCACCTCGCTCGCCGGGCTGATCGGCCAGGCCCTGGAGCGCGCCCGGCTGTACGACACCAAACACGACGTCGCCCGCCGTCTCCAGGCCGCGCTGCTGCCCCACAGCCTCCCGCGCGTGCCCGGGCTCGACGTGACCGCGCGCTATCTGCCCGCGGGACAGGGCCTCGATGTCGGCGGCGACTTCTACGACCTCATCCGGCTGGACGACACCACCGCCGCGGCGGCCATCGGCGACGTCCAGGGCCACAACACCGACGCCGCCGCGCTGATGGGCCAGGTCCGCACCGCCGTGCACGCCCACGCCACCGCCGGCGCCCCTCCCGGCGACGTCCTCCGCCGCACGAACCGCCTGCTGATCGACCTCGACAGCGATCTGTTCACCAGTTGTCTCTACGCCCATGTGGACATGGCCCGGCGGGAGCTGTGCATGGCCACCGCCGGGCACACGCGGCCCCTGTTGCGGCACGCCGACGGCCGTACCGAAGTGCTGGCCGTGCCACCGGGTCTGCTCCTCGGCATCGACCCGGAGGCCGACTACCCGGCACTGGGCTTCCCCCTGCCGCCCGGCTGCGTGCTGCTCCTCTACACCGACGGCCTCGTCGAGGACCCGGGGGTGGATCCGGACGACGCGCTCGACTCGCTCGGCGACCTGCTCCGGAGCGCCGATCCCGCCGACCTGGACGTTCTGGCGGACACGCTCGTCCAGCGCGTGCCCAACCCCGTCGACGACATCGCCCTGCTGCTCATGCGCTTTGGCACGACCGGCGGATGA
- a CDS encoding IS701 family transposase, with product MTPDEIGLLRGELEAFAAEVFEPFARKDQRRWGQVYLRGLLTDGRRKSVEPMAARLGADGNRQALANFITTSPWDPAHIRAQLAWRMEVAIRPKAVVFDDTGFLKDGTASACVSRQYTGTAGKVTNCQVGVSLHLASDHASTAVNWRLFLPQTWDPTSPKADPGKVARRERCGIPDDVGHVEKWQLALDMLDETRSWGIDVPLAVADAGYGDCAAFRHGLQARGLNYVVGISTTMSAQPADAVPVCEPYSGHGRPPVAKYPDPARPVKDLVIAAGRKAARPVQWREGSRPGTGRRGVKRMYSRFVALRVRPAGREIRQAADGPELPKCRLLAEWPAGESEPVQFWLSDLPEDTALTTLVRLAKLRWRIEHDYREMKQALGLAHFEGRTWGGWHHHVTLVSVAHAFCTLQRLAHAPKDTAPA from the coding sequence GTGACTCCGGACGAGATTGGTTTGTTGCGTGGTGAGTTGGAGGCGTTTGCGGCGGAGGTGTTCGAGCCGTTCGCGCGCAAGGACCAGCGTCGGTGGGGGCAGGTCTACCTGCGGGGATTGCTGACCGACGGGCGGCGCAAGTCCGTCGAGCCGATGGCCGCCCGGCTCGGGGCTGACGGCAACCGTCAGGCCCTGGCCAATTTCATCACTACCAGTCCCTGGGACCCGGCGCATATCCGGGCCCAGCTGGCCTGGCGGATGGAGGTGGCGATCAGGCCGAAGGCCGTGGTCTTCGACGACACCGGCTTCCTGAAGGACGGGACGGCCTCGGCGTGCGTGTCGCGGCAGTACACCGGCACCGCGGGCAAGGTCACCAACTGCCAGGTGGGTGTCTCACTGCACTTGGCCTCGGACCACGCCTCGACGGCGGTCAACTGGCGGCTGTTCCTGCCTCAGACCTGGGACCCCACCTCACCGAAAGCCGACCCCGGCAAGGTGGCCCGCCGCGAGCGGTGCGGCATCCCCGACGACGTCGGTCATGTCGAGAAGTGGCAGCTGGCCCTGGACATGCTCGATGAGACCCGCTCCTGGGGAATCGATGTGCCGCTGGCCGTCGCGGACGCCGGATACGGCGACTGCGCGGCCTTCCGGCACGGGCTGCAGGCCCGCGGCCTGAATTACGTGGTGGGGATCTCCACCACCATGTCGGCACAGCCCGCCGATGCAGTCCCGGTATGCGAGCCGTACTCGGGCCATGGACGACCGCCGGTGGCGAAGTACCCCGACCCTGCCCGGCCGGTGAAAGATCTGGTCATCGCGGCGGGCAGGAAGGCCGCACGGCCGGTGCAGTGGCGGGAGGGATCCCGGCCGGGCACCGGCCGCCGCGGGGTCAAGCGAATGTACTCCCGCTTCGTGGCCTTACGGGTCCGGCCCGCCGGACGCGAGATCCGCCAAGCCGCCGACGGACCGGAACTGCCCAAGTGCCGACTGCTGGCCGAATGGCCCGCAGGCGAGAGCGAGCCGGTCCAGTTCTGGCTGTCCGACCTGCCCGAGGACACCGCGCTGACCACACTGGTCCGCCTGGCCAAGCTCCGCTGGCGGATCGAGCACGACTACCGGGAGATGAAGCAGGCCCTGGGCCTGGCCCACTTCGAAGGCCGCACCTGGGGCGGCTGGCACCACCACGTCACCCTCGTCTCCGTCGCGCACGCCTTCTGCACCCTGCAGCGACTGGCCCATGCCCCAAAAGACACGGCGCCGGCCTGA
- the sbnB gene encoding 2,3-diaminopropionate biosynthesis protein SbnB, whose product MSQPTAVPPFAVISGAQVRRALHNREKQVTDLVEATYRLHAAGDSVNPPSYFLRFPDRPNSRIIALPASIGGQIRVDGLKWISSFPDNVAAGIPRASAVLILNDHDTGYPFACLESSIISATRTAAMAALAADRLGRALPQRPARVGFFGTGLIARYIHTFLAGTGWSFEEIGVHDLSADSAAGFAGYLQQSGTPGRVTVHQDPEELIRSSDMVVFATIAAKPHVADPSWFSHNPLVLHVSLRDLAPEILLASANFVDDVEHCLKADTSPHLAEQLTGSRDFLTGTLADAMSGKVQVPDDRPVVFSPFGLGVLDLAVGKYVYDETERAGQLQVVDDFFHELRRYG is encoded by the coding sequence ATGTCCCAGCCGACCGCCGTGCCGCCGTTCGCCGTGATCTCCGGCGCCCAGGTCCGCAGAGCCCTGCACAATCGCGAGAAGCAGGTCACCGACCTCGTCGAGGCCACGTACCGACTGCACGCCGCGGGCGACTCGGTGAACCCACCCTCGTACTTCCTCAGGTTCCCCGACCGCCCCAACTCCCGGATCATCGCACTGCCGGCCTCCATCGGCGGTCAGATCCGCGTGGACGGCCTCAAGTGGATCTCCAGCTTCCCCGACAACGTCGCGGCCGGCATCCCCCGGGCCTCGGCCGTACTGATCCTCAACGACCACGACACCGGCTACCCCTTCGCCTGCCTGGAGAGCTCCATCATCAGCGCGACCAGGACTGCCGCCATGGCGGCGCTCGCCGCCGACCGGCTCGGCCGCGCCCTGCCCCAACGCCCGGCGCGGGTCGGGTTCTTCGGCACCGGCCTGATCGCCCGCTACATCCACACCTTCCTCGCCGGCACCGGCTGGTCCTTCGAGGAGATCGGTGTGCACGATCTGTCGGCTGACAGCGCCGCCGGGTTCGCCGGGTACCTCCAGCAGAGCGGCACTCCCGGCCGGGTCACCGTCCACCAGGACCCCGAGGAGCTCATCCGCTCCAGCGACATGGTCGTCTTCGCCACGATCGCCGCCAAGCCGCACGTCGCCGACCCGTCCTGGTTCAGCCACAACCCGCTCGTGCTGCACGTCTCCCTGCGCGACCTCGCCCCCGAGATCCTGCTCGCCTCGGCCAACTTCGTCGACGACGTCGAGCACTGCCTCAAGGCCGACACCTCCCCGCACCTGGCCGAGCAGCTCACCGGCAGCCGGGACTTCCTCACCGGCACGCTCGCCGACGCCATGAGCGGCAAGGTGCAGGTGCCCGACGACCGGCCGGTGGTCTTCTCGCCCTTCGGCCTCGGGGTGCTCGATCTGGCCGTCGGCAAGTACGTGTACGACGAGACGGAACGCGCCGGTCAACTGCAAGTCGTCGACGACTTCTTCCACGAGCTGCGTCGTTACGGCTGA